The sequence CCGCAGCACTGTGGAGGCGGTGCAGCCACAGTCCGTTTCTGTTAGACTTGCGTTCTACGCGTTAATGGCAAGGCTTTCTGCTGATCTTATTTTTATACCGCGCTTACAGTGCGAGATGCCTGGGCGCCGAAGACGCTAGCTCATGGCTAAGCACAGGCCTGCTGAGGCTTTGCTGTAGGCACATGCTTTGTAAAGTTTGCGTGCCCGTCTTCTAAAATATCCTTTGATCTACTGGAGATGGAGCCAGACTCCGCATCATTGTACAGTAGGTAGCACGGCAAAGCCCGTCGTTTTATGAGTAATCATCCACTGGTGATGTGGCAGACAATGGCTTCGGTGCGGTGCCCTGCGTTGATGCCGGATCTCAAAGGCGTCGATGCCCGGCACCTCTCCCAGGAACCTGCAATAAGGCATTTTCCGCCTCCCGCAACCTAGGAGCCACATGCCAGCTAATATTAATCTGCCAGTCTGGGCGATTAGGTAGATTCAATTTGCGCCGGCCCCACTGATAATTCTGTGGACGCTCCAATCCACCAGCACCCTACGCACATACGAAcctatgtatgtaggtactgTACAATAGAGACGCGATATCACAGTCAATACCCGTGATGCGCGAATAGGCCATTCGCAgaatactacctactagcacTGGCCTATTCAGAGGCCCAGCCGGGCCACAGGTGGATGCCCTGTCCGTGCCAGATGCGATTCTGCATCGTCACCCTCGCTATCTGAGGATAATGTCTTGCGCCTATCGGCCAGCCCCATGCCTGGCGTTGCGTATCACGCACTCCGAACGTCCAATCGCCACCTTGCGAAAAAGTCCTCAGTTTCTCGTACGGAGAATCTCTGGACGCCAGAGTGGGAGGCGGTGCGTCTGTGTCGCTAAACCCCTTTTGGCCGGGTTTGCCCCACTAAGGGATCGAGATGAAATTTGCCAACCGCAGACAAGATTTGTTCTCCTGAATTGCATGTACGGAGTTAGGAGTATTAGGGAGTACGTGTCTGTGCCTGGCAAAGAGCGGTCTTCACAACAACCTCACGCCCGCGCGCTTCTTGCATAGTCttcatttcttctcttattCTAGAAGAAGCCTCTCGTTTGACccatcttccttttctcccttcCGACGCAGATCGCGCCATCTCCGCCCCCAGAGAATTTCGCGTGGAACCCACCCTTAGCGACTCTGTCAAGCCAGCCTCTCGTTTCACTCTCGTCTTCACCCTCACCCTCACTCTCATTACCGTTCCCTGTATCATTCCTCATCGCCTGGCTGTCTGAGCGTCTGTAGCGTTGGTCCTCACAATGTCAGACAAAAAGAACGACGATTATAGCCACCGGGACGCCGAGATGGGCGACGGCAGCAAGGTCGAGACGGCCTACTCTCGCTCGCCCTCGCCTCGAATGGCTGCACCAACTGGCTTTAGCTTGTCCAAGATCGACAACAGCCCGGGGGCATCTGTGCTGGGTTACTGCTTGGCTTCCATCAGTATGACTGTCGTCAATAAATATGTTGTGTCGGGCTCCTCATGGAACATGAACTTTTTATATCTTGCTATTCAGGTAAATAATCCCCCCTGCCATCCCCTAAtcccctttttgtttttggcatttcttttccttcgaAAAATGACCATTTGCTAACTATCAAATAGTCCATTGTGTGTTGTGTTGCTATTCAGGCTTGCAAGCAGGCCGGTCTTATTACCAACCTTTCTGCATTTGACGTTGAGAAGGGCAAAAAATGTCAGCTCTTGTTGTTTGATATGTTGATTTACAGAGTTGCTAATTTTGTACAGGGTTCCCAATTTCTGTTCTGTTGGTTGGTATGATTTATACTGGCGCCAAGGCTCTTCAGTACCTCTCTGTGCCTGTGTACACCATCTTCAAGAACTTGACCATTATTGTTATCGCCTACGGAGAGGTGCTCTGGTTTGGTGGAAGCGTCAGCCCAACtattctcctctcctttgGCTTGATTGTTTTCAGTTCCATCGTTGCCGCCTGGGCTGATGCCGATGCTGCTGGACGTTCATCAAAGGCCTCTCAATCCCTTGCCACCCTGCAAGTCGGCTACACCTGGATGGCCCTGAATGTATTCTGCCAGGCTGCCTTTGTTCTCGGTATGCGCAAGGTCATTAAGAAGATGGGTTTCAAGGACTGGGACAGTgagtgttttctttttcctagATACATACGCCGAGATATGATAACAAATGCTGACTATCCTCGTACAGCCATGTTCTACAACAACTTTTTGACCATTCCGGTCCTGATTGTTGGCTCTCTTCTGCTCGAGGACTGGTCTGCTGATAACCTGGCTCGAAACTTCCCCGCGGAGACTCGAAACAGTCTCATCATCGGTATGATCTACTCTGGTCTGTGTGCCATCTTCATTTCATACTCGTCTGCCTGGTGCATTCGTGTAACTTCCTCTACCACTTATTCGATGGTGGGAGCCCTGAACAAGCTTCCTATCGCTGTCAGTGGACTTATTTTCTTCGATGCCCCCGTTACTTTTGGCAGCGTGTCTGCCATTATCATTGGTTTCTTCAGTGGTCTTGTGTATGCCTGGGGCAAGATTCGCCAGACggagaaggccaagatgtCGCTTCCAGTGACCAAGCCTGTCATGAGTGCCAGTTCTCAGAGCAACAACGACGCATCAAACGCGTAAAGCTCTGAAATCAATAGAC comes from Trichoderma asperellum chromosome 3, complete sequence and encodes:
- the VRG4 gene encoding GDP-mannose transporter into the lumen of the Golgi (TransMembrane:10 (i53-70o76-96i117-139o145-163i170-189o209-230i242-259o279-301i308-328o334-353i)); translated protein: MSDKKNDDYSHRDAEMGDGSKVETAYSRSPSPRMAAPTGFSLSKIDNSPGASVLGYCLASISMTVVNKYVVSGSSWNMNFLYLAIQSIVCCVAIQACKQAGLITNLSAFDVEKGKKWFPISVLLVGMIYTGAKALQYLSVPVYTIFKNLTIIVIAYGEVLWFGGSVSPTILLSFGLIVFSSIVAAWADADAAGRSSKASQSLATLQVGYTWMALNVFCQAAFVLGMRKVIKKMGFKDWDTMFYNNFLTIPVLIVGSLLLEDWSADNLARNFPAETRNSLIIGMIYSGLCAIFISYSSAWCIRVTSSTTYSMVGALNKLPIAVSGLIFFDAPVTFGSVSAIIIGFFSGLVYAWGKIRQTEKAKMSLPVTKPVMSASSQSNNDASNA